In one Sphingobacterium daejeonense genomic region, the following are encoded:
- a CDS encoding aminotransferase-like domain-containing protein, whose translation MNSPVEIPFKSFIEIDRENTSPIYLQIVNQFVQAISKGNLSPGTKLLGSRALGELLQVHRNTITAAYEELFAQGWVEVKPNKGTYVTSELPSLKNLEASNSSYPIKTGYEFKKSILLDSPFEHTDCEYILNDGSPDIWLTQIEDHSRFYRTNVRRKSNREKMGYYNQEGSEFFKEQMVDYLHGSRALKINKNNLLISRSIEMSLFIISEILLSENDYVVVADLSYFAANMIFQKSGSKILTVPIEDDGIDLDALEMLCKSRPIRMVYITAQQHYPTTVSLSAQKRMRLLQLAQRYGFVIVEDDHDYDFQFDKQPLLPLATADRNGMVIYVGSFGKSLAPGFRTGFIVAPENLMIEMRKLLGIIDRQGDVLMEQALGEMIEEGAIHRHLKKSLKVYKERRDFMAVQLSKELGNVIDFQIPNGGLAFWIRWRNKINLFRLSQQAARNNLFIPKTLLYQHKNIQAMRIGFGNLNLMEIEKIIKILKLSAEQIQA comes from the coding sequence ATGAATAGTCCGGTTGAAATACCATTTAAAAGTTTTATTGAAATAGACAGGGAAAATACATCGCCTATCTATCTTCAGATAGTTAATCAATTTGTTCAAGCCATTTCGAAGGGAAATCTTTCACCTGGAACAAAACTACTGGGAAGCAGAGCTTTAGGAGAATTGCTACAAGTACACAGAAACACTATTACTGCAGCATACGAGGAACTATTTGCTCAAGGGTGGGTTGAAGTAAAACCCAATAAAGGAACATACGTTACTTCCGAATTACCGAGCTTAAAAAACTTGGAAGCTTCAAATTCGTCCTACCCTATTAAAACCGGGTATGAATTCAAGAAATCAATTCTTTTAGACAGCCCTTTTGAACATACCGATTGCGAATATATCCTGAATGATGGCTCACCTGATATTTGGCTGACGCAAATTGAAGACCATTCCAGATTCTATAGGACCAATGTGAGAAGAAAGAGCAATAGGGAAAAAATGGGGTATTACAACCAAGAAGGATCGGAGTTTTTCAAAGAGCAGATGGTAGATTATCTACATGGATCAAGAGCACTCAAAATCAACAAAAACAATCTCCTCATCAGTAGAAGCATTGAGATGAGTCTCTTTATAATTTCGGAGATTTTGCTTTCTGAGAATGACTATGTTGTTGTGGCTGACCTGAGTTATTTCGCTGCAAATATGATTTTCCAAAAATCAGGAAGTAAAATTCTCACAGTACCTATTGAAGATGATGGCATTGACCTTGATGCCTTGGAAATGCTCTGCAAATCAAGACCCATCCGAATGGTCTACATCACCGCCCAGCAACATTATCCAACTACCGTTAGCCTGAGTGCACAAAAACGAATGCGTCTTTTGCAATTAGCACAGCGATACGGATTTGTTATCGTAGAAGATGACCATGATTATGACTTTCAATTTGACAAACAACCCTTGCTCCCATTGGCAACTGCTGACCGGAATGGAATGGTAATTTATGTAGGATCATTCGGCAAATCTTTAGCTCCAGGGTTCCGGACGGGTTTTATAGTCGCTCCTGAAAACCTCATGATTGAAATGAGAAAATTATTGGGAATAATAGATCGACAAGGAGATGTTTTAATGGAGCAAGCATTAGGAGAAATGATCGAAGAAGGCGCAATTCACAGGCATTTAAAAAAATCATTGAAGGTATACAAAGAAAGAAGAGACTTTATGGCTGTTCAGCTGAGCAAAGAATTGGGCAACGTGATCGATTTCCAAATACCAAATGGAGGTCTAGCATTTTGGATTCGCTGGCGCAATAAGATAAACCTCTTCAGATTGAGTCAACAAGCTGCAAGAAACAACCTCTTTATACCAAAAACCTTACTTTACCAGCACAAGAACATTCAGGCCATGCGAATTGGCTTTGGTAATCTAAATCTAATGGAGATAGAAAAAATAATAAAGATTCTTAAATTATCAGCAGAACAAATACAGGCTTAA
- a CDS encoding aminotransferase class I/II-fold pyridoxal phosphate-dependent enzyme — MNILQSRLRDKLNKRQEEGGLRQLQKERDGIDIYSNDYLGFATSKELNSRILNLLNGHAESIQGSTGSRLISGNSDFTMEVEGFIAAKHQVESSLLFPSGYLANQTLFSILPAKNDTIILDEKVHRSVYDGCRLSLSNRWKFRHNDLNHLEDLLKKSNGQVWIGVESLYSMDGDFAPLPEIAALCEKFAAALIVDEAHAIGTFGVGFVNMFGLQNRCLQP; from the coding sequence ATGAATATTCTGCAATCCCGGCTTCGTGATAAATTAAATAAAAGGCAGGAGGAAGGAGGATTAAGACAGTTACAGAAAGAAAGGGATGGGATTGATATCTATTCAAATGATTATTTAGGATTTGCCACGAGCAAGGAGTTAAATTCTAGAATACTGAATTTGCTGAATGGCCATGCGGAGTCCATTCAAGGATCCACGGGCTCAAGATTGATTTCAGGCAACTCAGATTTTACGATGGAGGTTGAAGGCTTTATTGCTGCAAAACACCAGGTTGAATCATCGTTATTATTTCCTTCCGGATATCTTGCCAACCAAACTCTTTTTTCTATTCTTCCCGCCAAGAATGATACGATAATTCTGGATGAAAAGGTACATAGGTCTGTATATGACGGCTGTAGGTTGTCGCTTTCAAATCGGTGGAAATTCAGGCACAATGATTTGAACCATTTGGAAGATCTATTGAAAAAAAGCAACGGGCAGGTTTGGATTGGGGTTGAAAGTCTTTATTCGATGGATGGTGACTTTGCTCCACTTCCTGAAATCGCGGCACTCTGTGAAAAATTCGCGGCAGCATTGATTGTAGATGAGGCACATGCTATTGGAACCTTTGGGGTAGGATTTGTGAATATGTTTGGCTTACAAAACAGGTGTTTGCAACCCTAG
- a CDS encoding aminotransferase class I/II-fold pyridoxal phosphate-dependent enzyme, with translation MFATLVTYGKAMGQSGAAVLGSKVLIDYLINYAPGFIYSTGMPDFQALCVQESYHFLDENDLIVNKLQGNIKRFGRAMGLSMESFQSPIFPIRFKDVGIMEKALRDLTNNGFLSYGIKTPTVPKGEEMIRVCVHSFNSEKEIDLLADILKRYMDE, from the coding sequence GTGTTTGCAACCCTAGTTACTTATGGAAAGGCTATGGGTCAGTCTGGAGCAGCTGTTTTAGGTTCAAAAGTCCTTATAGATTACTTGATCAATTATGCGCCAGGATTTATATACAGTACAGGAATGCCAGATTTTCAAGCCCTTTGTGTTCAAGAATCATATCATTTCCTTGATGAAAACGACCTGATAGTTAATAAATTACAAGGTAATATTAAGAGGTTTGGTCGTGCGATGGGTTTATCTATGGAATCCTTTCAAAGTCCGATATTTCCTATTCGATTTAAAGATGTTGGCATCATGGAAAAAGCATTAAGGGACTTAACAAATAATGGTTTTTTAAGTTATGGTATTAAAACACCTACCGTACCTAAGGGTGAAGAAATGATACGTGTATGTGTTCATTCTTTTAATTCGGAAAAGGAAATTGATTTATTGGCTGATATTTTAAAAAGATATATGGATGAGTAA
- the bioD gene encoding dethiobiotin synthase has product MSKRYFVTGIGTSVGKTIACAALVKLWDAAYWKPIQSGDLESSDSMMMSSLLNNQVLIYPERYKLNTAVSPHYSAEIDEVSIELNDFKLPDDIGNLIVEGAGGMFVPINDKEFIIDLAEHLDLPIILVCSDYLGSINHSLLSFHSLEERGVAVEYIFLNGSFKESTKRILIKNKPKGSKVIEFPELEDISSNGLEKAMKNLKIHDGN; this is encoded by the coding sequence ATGAGTAAGAGATATTTTGTGACAGGCATTGGCACGTCAGTAGGCAAGACCATTGCTTGTGCTGCCCTGGTCAAGCTATGGGATGCGGCATATTGGAAACCAATTCAATCTGGTGATTTGGAAAGCAGTGACAGCATGATGATGAGTTCTCTGCTAAATAATCAAGTATTGATATATCCTGAAAGATATAAATTAAATACTGCGGTATCTCCGCATTATTCTGCTGAAATAGATGAGGTGTCAATAGAGTTGAACGATTTTAAATTGCCTGATGATATCGGAAATCTAATTGTTGAGGGAGCTGGGGGAATGTTTGTTCCGATAAATGACAAAGAATTTATCATTGATTTAGCGGAGCATTTAGATCTCCCTATTATCCTCGTATGTTCTGATTACCTAGGTAGCATAAATCATAGTTTATTATCCTTTCATAGTTTAGAAGAACGAGGTGTTGCTGTTGAATACATTTTTTTGAACGGGAGTTTCAAAGAATCAACTAAACGAATTTTAATCAAAAATAAACCAAAGGGAAGTAAAGTCATTGAATTCCCGGAGTTAGAGGACATAAGTTCAAATGGCTTGGAGAAGGCCATGAAAAATTTGAAAATACATGATGGAAATTAA
- the bioB gene encoding biotin synthase BioB: MMEIKDKKALRHDWTKEELLEIYNKPLLELVYMAASVHREWHNPEEVQISTLLSVKTGGCPEDCSYCGQAARYHTDIKVQALLPTETVLAHAQKAKDSGSSRFCMAAAWREVRDNRDFDRIIEMVKGVNEMGLEVCCTLGMLTESQAQRLQEAGLYAYNHNLDTSEEFYDEIISTRRFDNRIETIKNVRKAGITVCSGGIIGLGEKPEDRISMLRTLANMEKHPESVPINALARVAGTPLEFLPKVDVWEMVRMIATARIVLPSSMVRLSAGRIEMSEVEQAWCFMAGANSIFTGERETLLVTPNPGVDEDMSMLSNLGLRPMVVKREAFCNSSL, translated from the coding sequence ATGATGGAAATTAAAGACAAGAAAGCATTAAGGCACGACTGGACTAAAGAAGAGCTATTGGAAATTTACAATAAGCCATTATTGGAATTGGTTTATATGGCGGCAAGTGTTCATCGTGAATGGCACAATCCGGAGGAGGTTCAAATTTCGACCTTATTGTCTGTCAAGACTGGTGGCTGTCCGGAAGATTGTTCTTATTGTGGGCAGGCTGCACGGTATCATACAGATATTAAAGTTCAGGCCTTATTACCTACCGAGACTGTTTTGGCACATGCTCAAAAAGCTAAAGACAGTGGTTCTTCAAGGTTCTGTATGGCGGCAGCTTGGCGTGAAGTTCGTGATAACCGAGATTTTGACCGTATTATAGAGATGGTGAAAGGTGTGAACGAGATGGGTTTGGAAGTTTGCTGTACTTTGGGGATGCTCACTGAAAGTCAAGCGCAGCGTCTGCAAGAAGCAGGATTATATGCCTATAACCATAATTTAGATACTTCGGAGGAATTTTATGATGAGATCATTTCAACACGCAGATTTGATAATAGGATAGAAACCATAAAAAATGTACGCAAGGCTGGGATAACGGTTTGTTCTGGGGGAATAATCGGGCTAGGAGAGAAGCCTGAGGACCGGATATCTATGTTGCGGACTTTGGCAAATATGGAGAAACACCCAGAATCTGTCCCTATTAATGCCTTGGCGCGAGTTGCGGGTACACCATTGGAGTTTTTGCCTAAGGTTGATGTTTGGGAGATGGTGAGGATGATTGCTACGGCAAGAATAGTTCTTCCGTCTTCAATGGTTCGGCTGAGTGCTGGAAGAATTGAAATGAGTGAGGTCGAACAGGCTTGGTGTTTTATGGCAGGTGCCAATTCAATTTTTACGGGTGAGCGGGAGACCTTGTTGGTTACTCCAAATCCAGGAGTGGATGAAGATATGTCGATGTTGAGTAATTTGGGTTTGAGGCCGATGGTTGTTAAGCGGGAGGCATTTTGCAACAGCAGCTTATAG
- the bioA gene encoding adenosylmethionine--8-amino-7-oxononanoate transaminase: protein MQQQLIDRDLAVNWHPYSQMKTSNHLPIARGEGANLYDYQGNRYLDMVSSWWVTIHGHANSYIASKVYEQLSTLEQVIFAGFTHLPAITLSERLLQLLPLNQKKAFFTDNGSTAVEVALKMCIQFAYNNGVQKTKIIAFKNGYHGDTFGAMSVSERGQWTAAFADLLFEVIFIDAPTAENLESIKKIVQEHAEQTACFIYEPLVQGAGGMLMHRAEDLSELMSFCKSKGILLIQDEIFVGFGRTGTLFAADQLEEKPDVMCFSKGLTGGTMPLGITTCTEEIYQAFYSDEKRKALFHGHSFTASPIACAASLASLDLLLQDDCRSNIERICKSHAAFAKRLMKSEKVRNVRQTGTILAFDWVTENETSYFNQIQEKLFIVFIKKGIILRPMGNVLYLLPPYCIQQEDLDYTYETILEVLNNNNI, encoded by the coding sequence TTGCAACAGCAGCTTATAGATCGGGATTTAGCGGTCAATTGGCATCCTTATTCACAGATGAAAACAAGTAATCACCTCCCAATTGCTAGAGGAGAGGGTGCTAATCTGTATGATTATCAAGGAAATCGGTATCTAGATATGGTAAGTTCATGGTGGGTTACCATTCATGGGCATGCAAATTCGTATATTGCGTCTAAAGTTTATGAGCAGCTAAGCACTTTAGAGCAAGTTATTTTTGCTGGTTTCACACATCTACCTGCGATTACCTTGTCAGAGCGTTTACTTCAGCTTTTGCCATTGAATCAAAAGAAGGCATTTTTTACCGATAATGGATCCACCGCCGTAGAGGTTGCCCTGAAAATGTGTATTCAGTTTGCATATAACAATGGAGTTCAGAAGACTAAAATCATAGCTTTTAAGAATGGTTACCACGGGGATACTTTTGGGGCCATGTCGGTTAGTGAGCGTGGACAGTGGACAGCAGCATTTGCTGATTTGTTATTTGAGGTAATATTTATTGATGCTCCCACCGCAGAGAATCTTGAATCTATTAAAAAGATAGTTCAGGAACACGCCGAACAAACGGCTTGTTTTATCTATGAACCGTTGGTTCAAGGCGCTGGCGGAATGTTAATGCATCGTGCAGAGGATTTATCCGAACTCATGTCGTTCTGCAAATCAAAAGGGATTTTATTGATTCAAGATGAAATCTTTGTTGGTTTTGGAAGAACAGGGACCTTGTTTGCTGCCGATCAGCTGGAGGAAAAACCTGATGTTATGTGTTTTTCAAAAGGGTTGACGGGTGGTACGATGCCATTAGGGATAACGACCTGTACAGAGGAAATCTATCAGGCTTTTTATTCGGATGAAAAACGGAAGGCATTGTTTCATGGGCATTCATTTACAGCCAGTCCTATCGCCTGTGCAGCATCATTAGCAAGTTTGGATTTATTGCTGCAAGATGATTGCCGGTCAAATATCGAAAGAATTTGCAAGAGTCATGCAGCATTTGCGAAAAGATTGATGAAGTCAGAAAAGGTGAGAAATGTAAGGCAAACAGGGACTATTTTAGCTTTTGATTGGGTCACTGAAAATGAAACCTCATATTTTAATCAGATTCAGGAAAAGCTCTTTATTGTGTTTATAAAGAAGGGGATTATATTAAGGCCAATGGGGAATGTACTGTATTTGCTTCCACCGTATTGTATTCAACAAGAAGATTTGGACTATACCTACGAAACGATTTTGGAGGTATTGAACAACAACAATATTTAA
- a CDS encoding SH3 domain-containing protein yields MRIVPNLLLFFAFIFTTIDINAQEQEPAAYVVYDDYNLYHTSKDSIALVFVNMAYVREEPTSKSNLLDSIPLGTKVKFIEEQGLNPTSLRGMYLPWHKIEYSSNNQKKSGYIWLGLLTLDKIIDQKSGNTFCYGFSWKSNELENEYYWVEAKMLDKNNNLINSKSFPYYPGGQSYTTASLTKDSGIPNSKNIFSVNFHGEACGISSEQNSLSWDGSTFTTLPKTIAVSDAGVFYYSEELLLPNKHKLGKDIILKICEEGEAQEYEETDPEAELKYTVKKKEETYKWDGKEYAKTMVKELEN; encoded by the coding sequence ATGAGAATAGTACCAAACCTGTTGTTATTTTTTGCATTTATCTTCACAACAATTGATATAAATGCTCAGGAACAAGAACCAGCAGCTTATGTTGTATATGATGATTATAACTTATACCATACATCAAAAGATAGTATTGCGCTTGTTTTTGTGAATATGGCGTATGTTCGGGAGGAACCTACATCCAAAAGCAATCTCCTTGATTCTATTCCTTTGGGGACTAAGGTCAAATTTATTGAAGAACAAGGACTAAATCCTACATCCCTCCGAGGAATGTATTTACCATGGCATAAAATAGAATACAGCTCCAACAACCAAAAAAAATCCGGTTACATCTGGTTAGGTCTGCTAACATTAGATAAAATAATTGACCAAAAATCTGGAAATACATTCTGTTATGGTTTCTCTTGGAAATCTAATGAACTGGAAAATGAATATTATTGGGTAGAGGCTAAAATGTTAGATAAAAACAACAATCTTATCAATAGTAAAAGTTTCCCCTATTACCCTGGAGGACAATCATATACCACTGCATCCTTAACTAAAGACAGCGGTATTCCCAATTCAAAAAACATTTTCTCTGTGAATTTCCATGGAGAAGCTTGTGGAATCTCTTCAGAGCAGAACTCCTTATCATGGGACGGTTCGACCTTCACTACCCTACCTAAAACTATAGCAGTTTCTGATGCGGGAGTATTCTATTATTCCGAAGAATTGCTGCTACCTAATAAACATAAACTCGGCAAAGATATTATCCTAAAAATCTGTGAAGAAGGCGAAGCCCAAGAATATGAAGAAACAGACCCAGAGGCTGAACTGAAATATACCGTCAAAAAAAAGGAAGAAACTTACAAATGGGATGGTAAAGAATATGCAAAAACAATGGTGAAGGAATTAGAAAATTAA
- a CDS encoding SusC/RagA family TonB-linked outer membrane protein, translating to MNRTIYFYLVGLFFALSIGNVQAQNILRGKVLDELNQGVSGATILEKSTQKQTLTNQDGEFSLDSPNPTAQITVRFLGYQDQTVSVNSTESKTIILVPSNDVLEEVVVTALGISREKKALGYAVQEVKSTELQTRPTNALAALSGKVAGLQVISSGGNMGGSTRTLLRGINSIAGSNQPLYVVDGTPIDNSDLNSAGTINGSAGKDVGNMIQDLNPDDIENISVLKGPSAAALYGSRAANGVILITTKRAGKGENVSIDVNTGLEFENIVRLPKRQHLYGQGYSQTFQTVNIDGKDYKIVDYASDESWGPKLDGTPVLQWYNLNPEDAADYLNPSPWLYPEHDVTYFFNTGLANTNNVAISGNSGQTNYRFSYTNKNVRGTVPNASLGRNTLNFSGGTKLGKLSVNTNINYIHNNSIGKPWTGASNRNIILEAYQWGAVQVDYKRLENYKRADGTPLAWNRTGWQNTPAAEATRFIDNPFWSAYESYLEEKRDRFYGNVGVQYEVADWLNVGAKVHGDIYQFSTEDRIAVYSRSASQYEETSNRLNEYNYEFLATAKKNWDKVSLVANVGANLRNQSRKVDYGITQGGLIIPNYYNLKNASNVKIENFKYNRRIASVYASASLGYHDYLFLDATVRNDWSSTLPTNANSFIYPSFTGSFVFSQVPGFQADWLSFGKVRLGWAQVGNDTDPYQLYKAYDVEQSFNGLSSNKLPSTLNNSELKPEITSSWETGINLQFFRNRLGLDVTYYNNVSRNQILPIPVSSAFGYEAKVLNAGRVENKGLEIILNGTPIQNDNFEWNASLNYSRNKNKVLKLDELVNTLTLSSSLINLVAREGQPYGQLLGYDFVYADGQRVVKEDGTYLRTSQLVPLGSVLPDYLFGFQNNFRYKNFNFGFLIDGRVGGSFYSQTYNVGMYSGILDRTAENNVREDGLILDGVKADVVFNPDGTYTTSNVRENDTRITAQQWGRNESTGPTTFSIFDGTFVKLREVTLGYNIPLNDPKVVKGVRISAYARNVWNIYTKSKYIDPEFANSSGNVQGIEAGNIPTPLTYGFNVNLKF from the coding sequence ATGAACAGAACGATATACTTTTATCTCGTAGGGCTCTTCTTTGCTTTGAGCATTGGAAATGTACAGGCCCAAAACATATTAAGGGGAAAGGTTTTAGATGAGCTTAACCAAGGTGTATCTGGAGCCACAATACTAGAGAAATCCACTCAAAAACAGACTCTGACCAATCAAGACGGAGAGTTTAGTTTAGACTCCCCAAATCCGACAGCACAAATTACAGTAAGATTTTTAGGTTATCAAGACCAAACTGTAAGTGTGAATTCCACTGAATCCAAAACAATTATTTTAGTTCCGAGCAACGATGTTTTAGAAGAGGTTGTTGTAACAGCCTTAGGTATCTCGAGGGAGAAGAAAGCCCTAGGATATGCGGTACAGGAGGTTAAGTCGACAGAATTACAGACTCGTCCCACAAATGCGCTGGCAGCACTGTCAGGTAAAGTTGCAGGTTTGCAAGTTATTTCATCTGGTGGTAACATGGGGGGATCTACACGTACTTTATTACGTGGTATCAATTCGATTGCTGGTAGTAACCAACCATTATACGTTGTGGATGGTACACCGATCGACAACTCCGATTTAAATTCTGCCGGTACGATCAACGGATCTGCAGGAAAAGACGTGGGTAACATGATTCAGGATTTAAATCCTGATGATATTGAAAATATTTCAGTATTGAAAGGTCCATCCGCTGCAGCACTTTATGGTTCGAGAGCGGCCAATGGGGTAATTCTTATTACGACTAAGCGCGCTGGCAAGGGGGAGAACGTGAGCATTGATGTAAATACAGGCTTAGAGTTTGAAAATATTGTACGATTGCCAAAACGCCAACACCTGTATGGTCAGGGATATTCGCAGACCTTTCAGACAGTTAATATCGACGGTAAGGATTATAAAATCGTAGACTATGCATCTGATGAAAGTTGGGGCCCAAAATTGGATGGAACTCCGGTATTGCAATGGTATAATTTAAACCCTGAAGATGCCGCAGATTATTTGAATCCATCTCCTTGGCTATACCCAGAACACGATGTAACTTATTTCTTTAACACTGGTTTGGCAAATACCAACAATGTCGCTATTTCAGGCAATTCAGGACAGACCAATTATAGATTTTCTTATACAAACAAAAACGTAAGAGGTACAGTTCCAAATGCATCTCTAGGCAGAAATACATTGAATTTCTCTGGCGGTACGAAATTGGGAAAATTGAGTGTTAATACCAATATCAATTATATCCATAACAATTCTATTGGTAAACCATGGACAGGGGCTTCAAACCGTAATATCATTTTGGAAGCTTACCAATGGGGAGCTGTTCAGGTTGATTACAAGCGTTTAGAAAACTATAAAAGAGCAGATGGTACGCCATTGGCTTGGAACAGAACGGGTTGGCAAAATACACCAGCTGCTGAGGCAACAAGATTTATTGACAATCCATTTTGGTCGGCTTACGAAAGTTACTTGGAAGAAAAAAGAGATCGTTTTTACGGAAATGTAGGTGTTCAATATGAAGTTGCTGATTGGTTGAATGTAGGTGCAAAGGTACATGGTGATATCTACCAATTCAGTACGGAAGACCGTATTGCTGTTTATTCTAGAAGTGCATCTCAATATGAAGAAACTAGCAATAGATTGAACGAATATAACTATGAATTCTTAGCTACTGCAAAGAAAAATTGGGATAAGGTGTCTTTGGTTGCAAACGTTGGTGCCAACCTAAGAAATCAAAGCAGAAAGGTAGATTACGGAATTACACAAGGTGGATTGATTATTCCGAATTACTATAACCTAAAGAATGCTTCCAATGTCAAGATTGAAAACTTCAAATACAATCGCAGGATAGCTTCTGTTTATGCGAGTGCATCTTTGGGATACCATGATTATTTGTTCTTGGATGCTACTGTTCGTAATGATTGGTCATCCACATTGCCAACCAATGCTAATTCATTTATTTATCCATCTTTCACCGGTAGTTTTGTATTCTCTCAGGTTCCGGGCTTCCAAGCAGATTGGTTATCGTTTGGTAAGGTTAGACTTGGTTGGGCACAAGTAGGTAATGATACAGATCCTTATCAACTGTATAAAGCCTATGATGTTGAGCAATCATTTAATGGATTGTCATCAAACAAATTGCCATCGACCTTGAATAATTCAGAGTTAAAGCCTGAGATTACAAGTTCTTGGGAAACAGGTATTAACTTACAGTTTTTCAGAAATAGATTGGGCTTGGATGTAACATATTATAACAATGTTTCAAGAAACCAAATTCTTCCAATCCCGGTTTCATCAGCATTCGGTTATGAGGCTAAGGTCTTGAATGCTGGTCGAGTAGAAAATAAAGGTTTGGAAATTATCTTGAATGGTACTCCGATTCAAAACGACAATTTCGAATGGAATGCCAGCTTGAATTATTCAAGAAACAAAAATAAGGTATTGAAATTGGATGAGCTTGTAAATACCTTGACATTGAGTTCATCATTGATCAATTTGGTGGCTCGTGAAGGTCAGCCTTATGGGCAGTTGTTGGGTTATGATTTTGTTTACGCTGATGGACAACGTGTTGTCAAAGAAGATGGGACTTACCTGAGGACTTCTCAATTGGTTCCTTTAGGTTCAGTATTGCCTGATTATCTTTTCGGATTCCAAAATAACTTCCGTTATAAGAACTTCAATTTTGGATTTTTGATCGATGGTCGAGTTGGAGGAAGTTTTTATTCCCAAACTTATAATGTAGGTATGTACTCAGGTATTTTGGATCGCACAGCTGAGAACAATGTTCGAGAAGATGGTTTGATCCTAGATGGCGTAAAAGCTGACGTAGTATTTAATCCAGACGGGACTTATACAACAAGCAATGTGCGTGAAAACGATACTCGCATTACAGCGCAGCAATGGGGAAGGAATGAATCGACAGGACCGACTACTTTCTCCATTTTCGACGGAACGTTTGTGAAACTTAGAGAGGTGACATTGGGGTATAATATTCCATTGAATGATCCTAAAGTTGTAAAAGGAGTTAGGATTTCAGCTTATGCTCGTAATGTTTGGAATATCTATACGAAGAGCAAATATATAGATCCAGAATTTGCAAACAGTAGTGGTAATGTTCAAGGTATTGAAGCAGGAAATATTCCTACTCCATTGACTTATGGATTTAATGTTAACCTTAAATTTTAA